The proteins below come from a single Candidozyma auris chromosome 3, complete sequence genomic window:
- a CDS encoding RNA-binding GTPase NUG1 produces the protein MRVKKPTSKRTTTRMREGIKKKAAAQRRKNKKLAKKDVTWKSRANKDPGIPASFPYKEEIIHELEQNRIAEKERKEQLRLKRQQEREAAMARGEDVEDAMMDEDEEPENQGGFSALIESAQQAAREFEGEVDGDEMVDSEEDVEYELSDIEDKSDIEKSRKAYDKIFKAVVDASDVVLYVLDARDPEATRSRKVEQAVLQSGGKRLIFVLNKVDLIPTEILTQWTKYLNSLFPTVPLKASPGATGSNMYNKNLSSAGTSNALLQALKSYAAKSNLKRSIVVGVIGYPNVGKSSIINALTNRHGNSRACPVGNMPGVTTSMREVKIDNKLKILDSPGIVFPDELSNKKASQEAKLALLSAVTPKNIRDPVGVIEQLLKRLSKDNTMADALKAYYSIPALPSTDLKDYTKQFLIHVARARGRLTKGGIPHIESAALNILNDWRDGRITGWTVPNASKAQAAQTEIDGPKSAVRGDKEPPKVENTTVVSEWAKEFDLDGLLGDSFGIEQN, from the coding sequence ATGAGAGTCAAGAAGCCCACATCGAAGAGGACCACCACCCGTATGCGGGAGGGCATTAAAAAGAAAGCGGCAGCTCAACGTCgcaaaaacaaaaagttggccaagaaagACGTCACCTGGAAGTCGAGAGCCAACAAGGATCCAGGCATCCCCGCCAGCTTCCCATAtaaagaagagatcatcCACGAGCTAGAACAGAATAGAATTGccgagaaagagagaaaggaaCAGCTTCGTCTCAAAAGACAGCAGGAGCGTGAAGCTGCCATGGCAAGAGGTGAGGACGTCGAGGATGCCATGATGGATGAGGACGAAGAGCCAGAGAATCAAGGCGGCTTCTCTGCGTTGATAGAATCAGCTCAGCAGGCAGCACGTGAGTTCGAGGGGGAAGTTGATGGCGACGAGATGGTGGACCTGGAGGAGGACGTTGAGTATGAGTTGAGTGATATCGAGGACAAGTCTGACATAGAAAAGTCAAGAAAGGCCTACGACAAGATCTTCAAAGCTGTGGTGGACGCATCTGATGTGGTTCTTTACGTTTTGGATGCGAGAGATCCGGAGGCGACCAGACTGAGGAAAGTGGAACAAGCTGTGTTGCAGAGTGGAGGTAAGCGTCTCATATTCGTGTTGAATAAAGTAGACCTTATTCCTACAGAAATCTTAACACAATGGACCAAGTATTTGAATTCCCTTTTCCCGACTGTGCCCTTGAAGGCATCTCCAGGTGCTACTGGCTCCAACATGTACAATAAGAATCTCTCGAGTGCAGGCACCTCCAACGCCTTATTACAAGCACTCAAGAGCTACGCTGCAAAGTCCAACTTGAAGCGCTCCATTGTTGTCGGTGTGATCGGATACCCCAACGTTGGTAAATcttccatcatcaatgcATTAACTAATAGACACGGCAACCTGAGGGCTTGCCCTGTGGGCAACATGCCTGGCGTCACAACGTCTATGAGAGAAGTAAAGATTGATAACAAActcaagatcttggactCCCCAGGTATTGTATTTCCCGATGAATTGCTGAATAAAAAAGCCTCGCAAGAGGCTAAGCTTGCCTTGCTCTCTGCGGTGACGCCGAAGAACATCAGAGATCCCGTTGGCGTGATTGAGCAGCTTCTCAAACGTTTGTCTAAGGACAACACCATGGCCGACGCTTTGAAGGCGTACTATCTGATTCCAGCATTACCTTCTACCGACTTGAAGGACTATACGAAACAATTTTTGATTCACGTTGCCAGAGCGAGAGGCAGATTGACAAAGGGCGGTATCCCCCACATTGAGTCTGCTGCtctcaacatcttgaacGATTGGAGAGATGGGAGAATCACAGGATGGACTGTTCCAAATGCTTCCAAGGCACAGGCTGCTCAAACGGAGATCGACGGTCCAAAGAGCGCCGTTAGAGGTGATAAGGAACCACCGAAGGTGGAGAACACCACAGTGGTGAGTGAGTGGGCCAAGGagtttgatcttgatgGGTTGCTTGGCGACAGTTTCGGGATCGAGCAGAACTAA